CGAGTGGGCCGGCACGGTGCTCAGGTCCGCCTCCCCGGTCACGGGGTCGTTCAGCGCGACCCCGTCCACCAGCACCAGGACCGCGTCCGCGCCGCTCCCGCGGATGCTCACCGTCTGCCGTCCCCCCGGCACGTCCTCCCGGAGCACCACGCCGGGGGCCCGCCGCACCACGTCCCCCGCCGTCCGGGCGCCGGAGCGCTCGATGGCCTCCCGCCCGACCCGCTCCCCCGGCGCCTCGCCGGGCCTCGCCAGGGTCACTTCCACTCCCTGCACCTGCAGGGTGGCGGGGACGAGGGCCACGCCCAGGCGGACGGTCTGCCCGTTGCGGACCTCGGCGCTCTCGGTCCGGGCCTCGTAGCCGATCCGGTGGACGACCACGCGGTACGTGCCCGGCTCCAGCCCCCGGAGGTGGAAGCCGCCGGCGGCGTCGCTCAGGACGCTGCG
Above is a window of Longimicrobiaceae bacterium DNA encoding:
- a CDS encoding TonB-dependent receptor plug domain-containing protein, producing the protein MRRNEGVLLVLALLLAAAPGAHGQFPGELAGRVTSAATGEAVEAAIVELPAIGRSVLSDAAGGFHLRGLEPGTYRVVVHRIGYEARTESAEVRNGQTVRLGVALVPATLQVQGVEVTLARPGEAPGERVGREAIERSGARTAGDVVRRAPGVVLREDVPGGRQTVSIRGSGADAVLVLVDGVALNDPVTGEADLSTVPAHSIESVTVVPGAQSARYGPRAEAGVVLIETRRAAGELAARAG